The Zingiber officinale cultivar Zhangliang chromosome 10A, Zo_v1.1, whole genome shotgun sequence genome contains a region encoding:
- the LOC122027150 gene encoding uncharacterized protein LOC122027150 isoform X4: MSSFTGTRAGDGDSPDLVCQLDCVQGMVDALSSVRWKRHQDAVVEISEHGLVLIVEESGCLQARVYLKRELFLAYEYAAEGRPRFGVSLGLFVDCLNIFSTPGHSPAIEIRYPGPDMQLLLKLVDTPDTCIYAEIRTRIPDTISWDYNFEPIGSVPVSFTVKEAVDDLEWPCSSIQISLQPDPPAVTFRGEGHGDLQCDHSVSNRYKYKFLQAATSNIPFSVLKDNRGSKVTVGRGGMLKIQHLVSVRRSSAQHSRGDQHPSHIAYIEFFVKPEEEEEECPVGDN, encoded by the exons ATGAGTTCGTTCACCGGAACACGCGCCGGTGACGGGGACTCGCCCGATCTCGTTTGCCAGCTTGACTGCGTCCAGGGCATGGTCGACGCGCTCTCTTCTGTCCGTTGGAAGCGTCATCAG GATGCTGTGGTCGAGATTTCCGAACACGGACTCGTCCTCATCGTGGAGGAGTCTGGGTGCCTTCAGGCCAGGGTGTATCTGAAGCGTGAG CTGTTTCTTGCGTATGAGTATGCGGCGGAAGGACGACCAAGGTTCGGCGTGAGCTTGGGGCTCTTCGTCGATTGTCTCAACATCTTTTCCACTCCTGGACATTCCCCTGCCATCGAAATCCGTTACCCCGGTCCGGACATGCAACTGCTTTTGAA GTTGGTCGACACTCCAGATACTTGTATTTATGCAGAGATTAGAACGAGAATTCCTGACACCATATCCTGGGACTATAACTTCGAACCTATTGGAAGTGTTCCTGTTAGCTTCACAGTCAAG GAAGCGGTCGACGATCTTGAATGGCCTTGTTCGAGCATCCAGATAAGCCTACAACCAGACCCCCCTGCTGTGACATTTAGAGGTGAAGGTCATGGGGACTTGCAG TGTGATCATTCTGTCTCGAACAG ATACAAGTACAAATTTCTCCAAGCAGCGACATCAAACATTCCATTCAGTGTGTTGAAGGACAACAGAGGAAGCAAAGTGACTGTCGGGAGGGGCGGGATGCTAAAGATACAACACTTGGTATCGGTGAGACGATCGTCGGCCCAACATTCCCGTGGTGATCAACATCCTAGCCATATCGCTTACATCGAGTTCTTTGTCaaaccagaagaagaagaagaagaatgtccTGTTGGTGACAATTAG
- the LOC122027150 gene encoding uncharacterized protein LOC122027150 isoform X3 yields MSSFTGTRAGDGDSPDLVCQLDCVQGMVDALSSVRWKRHQDAVVEISEHGLVLIVEESGCLQARVYLKRELFLAYEYAAEGRPRFGVSLGLFVDCLNIFSTPGHSPAIEIRYPGPDMQLLLKLVDTPDTCIYAEIRTRIPDTISWDYNFEPIGSVPVSFTVKSSVLKEAVDDLEWPCSSIQISLQPDPPAVTFRGEGHGDLQCDHSVSNRYKYKFLQAATSNIPFSVLKDNRGSKVTVGRGGMLKIQHLVSVRRSSAQHSRGDQHPSHIAYIEFFVKPEEEEEECPVGDN; encoded by the exons ATGAGTTCGTTCACCGGAACACGCGCCGGTGACGGGGACTCGCCCGATCTCGTTTGCCAGCTTGACTGCGTCCAGGGCATGGTCGACGCGCTCTCTTCTGTCCGTTGGAAGCGTCATCAG GATGCTGTGGTCGAGATTTCCGAACACGGACTCGTCCTCATCGTGGAGGAGTCTGGGTGCCTTCAGGCCAGGGTGTATCTGAAGCGTGAG CTGTTTCTTGCGTATGAGTATGCGGCGGAAGGACGACCAAGGTTCGGCGTGAGCTTGGGGCTCTTCGTCGATTGTCTCAACATCTTTTCCACTCCTGGACATTCCCCTGCCATCGAAATCCGTTACCCCGGTCCGGACATGCAACTGCTTTTGAA GTTGGTCGACACTCCAGATACTTGTATTTATGCAGAGATTAGAACGAGAATTCCTGACACCATATCCTGGGACTATAACTTCGAACCTATTGGAAGTGTTCCTGTTAGCTTCACAGTCAAG TCTTCTGTTCTAAAGGAAGCGGTCGACGATCTTGAATGGCCTTGTTCGAGCATCCAGATAAGCCTACAACCAGACCCCCCTGCTGTGACATTTAGAGGTGAAGGTCATGGGGACTTGCAG TGTGATCATTCTGTCTCGAACAG ATACAAGTACAAATTTCTCCAAGCAGCGACATCAAACATTCCATTCAGTGTGTTGAAGGACAACAGAGGAAGCAAAGTGACTGTCGGGAGGGGCGGGATGCTAAAGATACAACACTTGGTATCGGTGAGACGATCGTCGGCCCAACATTCCCGTGGTGATCAACATCCTAGCCATATCGCTTACATCGAGTTCTTTGTCaaaccagaagaagaagaagaagaatgtccTGTTGGTGACAATTAG
- the LOC122027150 gene encoding uncharacterized protein LOC122027150 isoform X2 — translation MSSFTGTRAGDGDSPDLVCQLDCVQGMVDALSSVRWKRHQDAVVEISEHGLVLIVEESGCLQARVYLKRELFLAYEYAAEGRPRFGVSLGLFVDCLNIFSTPGHSPAIEIRYPGPDMQLLLKLVDTPDTCIYAEIRTRIPDTISWDYNFEPIGSVPVSFTVKEAVDDLEWPCSSIQISLQPDPPAVTFRGEGHGDLQIEFLYYANTDLLIAFQCDHSVSNRYKYKFLQAATSNIPFSVLKDNRGSKVTVGRGGMLKIQHLVSVRRSSAQHSRGDQHPSHIAYIEFFVKPEEEEEECPVGDN, via the exons ATGAGTTCGTTCACCGGAACACGCGCCGGTGACGGGGACTCGCCCGATCTCGTTTGCCAGCTTGACTGCGTCCAGGGCATGGTCGACGCGCTCTCTTCTGTCCGTTGGAAGCGTCATCAG GATGCTGTGGTCGAGATTTCCGAACACGGACTCGTCCTCATCGTGGAGGAGTCTGGGTGCCTTCAGGCCAGGGTGTATCTGAAGCGTGAG CTGTTTCTTGCGTATGAGTATGCGGCGGAAGGACGACCAAGGTTCGGCGTGAGCTTGGGGCTCTTCGTCGATTGTCTCAACATCTTTTCCACTCCTGGACATTCCCCTGCCATCGAAATCCGTTACCCCGGTCCGGACATGCAACTGCTTTTGAA GTTGGTCGACACTCCAGATACTTGTATTTATGCAGAGATTAGAACGAGAATTCCTGACACCATATCCTGGGACTATAACTTCGAACCTATTGGAAGTGTTCCTGTTAGCTTCACAGTCAAG GAAGCGGTCGACGATCTTGAATGGCCTTGTTCGAGCATCCAGATAAGCCTACAACCAGACCCCCCTGCTGTGACATTTAGAGGTGAAGGTCATGGGGACTTGCAG ATTGAATTCCTGTATTATGCAAATACCGATCTTCTGATTGCGTTCCAGTGTGATCATTCTGTCTCGAACAG ATACAAGTACAAATTTCTCCAAGCAGCGACATCAAACATTCCATTCAGTGTGTTGAAGGACAACAGAGGAAGCAAAGTGACTGTCGGGAGGGGCGGGATGCTAAAGATACAACACTTGGTATCGGTGAGACGATCGTCGGCCCAACATTCCCGTGGTGATCAACATCCTAGCCATATCGCTTACATCGAGTTCTTTGTCaaaccagaagaagaagaagaagaatgtccTGTTGGTGACAATTAG
- the LOC122027150 gene encoding uncharacterized protein LOC122027150 isoform X6 has translation MSSFTGTRAGDGDSPDLVCQLDCVQGMVDALSSVRWKRHQDAVVEISEHGLVLIVEESGCLQARVYLKRELFLAYEYAAEGRPRFGVSLGLFVDCLNIFSTPGHSPAIEIRYPGPDMQLLLKLVDTPDTCIYAEIRTRIPDTISWDYNFEPIGSVPVSFTVKEAVDDLEWPCSSIQISLQPDPPAVTFRGEGHGDLQVSTFLSGSPLTMPITSQCIFRRRYTQIQVQISPSSDIKHSIQCVEGQQRKQSDCREGRDAKDTTLGIGETIVGPTFPW, from the exons ATGAGTTCGTTCACCGGAACACGCGCCGGTGACGGGGACTCGCCCGATCTCGTTTGCCAGCTTGACTGCGTCCAGGGCATGGTCGACGCGCTCTCTTCTGTCCGTTGGAAGCGTCATCAG GATGCTGTGGTCGAGATTTCCGAACACGGACTCGTCCTCATCGTGGAGGAGTCTGGGTGCCTTCAGGCCAGGGTGTATCTGAAGCGTGAG CTGTTTCTTGCGTATGAGTATGCGGCGGAAGGACGACCAAGGTTCGGCGTGAGCTTGGGGCTCTTCGTCGATTGTCTCAACATCTTTTCCACTCCTGGACATTCCCCTGCCATCGAAATCCGTTACCCCGGTCCGGACATGCAACTGCTTTTGAA GTTGGTCGACACTCCAGATACTTGTATTTATGCAGAGATTAGAACGAGAATTCCTGACACCATATCCTGGGACTATAACTTCGAACCTATTGGAAGTGTTCCTGTTAGCTTCACAGTCAAG GAAGCGGTCGACGATCTTGAATGGCCTTGTTCGAGCATCCAGATAAGCCTACAACCAGACCCCCCTGCTGTGACATTTAGAGGTGAAGGTCATGGGGACTTGCAG GTATCTACATTCCTTTCCGGATCCCCCTTGACAATGCCAATAACATCGCAATGTATTTTTCGTCGACGATATACACAGATACAAGTACAAATTTCTCCAAGCAGCGACATCAAACATTCCATTCAGTGTGTTGAAGGACAACAGAGGAAGCAAAGTGACTGTCGGGAGGGGCGGGATGCTAAAGATACAACACTTGGTATCGGTGAGACGATCGTCGGCCCAACATTCCCGTGGTGA
- the LOC122027151 gene encoding histone H1-like — MADVDVETAAPAEKKPGKEKKARAPKAAKEKKPKGSKSSAPAHPPYFQMIKEAILALNEKTGSSPHAIAKFMEEKHKGVLPDNFKKVLAVQLKNSTTKGKLVKVKASFKLSSSGKKDLKKVAKKPEKKLVVETKKPRETRKRKVPSEPATKKAPKTSKEKRAPAKKAKAPLVSPKPKQPKSIKSPAAKRARKAAA, encoded by the exons ATGGCCGACGTCGACGTAGAGACGGCGGCTCCTGCCGAGAAGAAACcagggaaggagaagaaggcgAGGGCGCCGAAAGCTGCAAAGGAGAAGAAGCCCAAAGGTTCGAAGTCTTCCGCCCCTGCTCACCCTCCTTATTTCCAG ATGATTAAAGAGGCGATTTTGGCATTGAACGAGAAGACTGGATCGAGCCCCCACGCGATCGCCAAATTCATGGAGGAGAAACACAAGGGAGTTCTGCCGGATAACTTCAAGAAGGTTTTGGCTGTCCAACTAAAGAATTCCACGACGAAGGGGAAACTAGTGAAGGTGAAGGCTTCGTTCAAGTTGTCGTCGTCCGGAAAGAAGGACTTGAAGAAGGTTGCTAAGAAACCAGAGAAGAAGCTGGTGGTGGAGACGAAGAAGCCTAGGGAAACAAGGAAGAGGAAGGTACCTTCCGAACCTGCGACGAAGAAGGCCCCAAAAACTTCTAAGGAGAAAAGAGCTCCCGCAAAGAAGGCAAAGGCGCCGCTCGTTTCTCCCAAACCAAAGCAACCTAAATCGATCAAGTCCCCTGCGGCGAAGAGGGCCCGAAAGGCCGCGGCTTGA
- the LOC122026980 gene encoding beta-carotene isomerase D27, chloroplastic-like isoform X2, producing the protein MDLLCMPTTKLPIAKWRGSGARNYCIRCAGVIRPTGVPAPMGQKTQYNDGLFEKLFMSLFARKMEKFASGGAEKKQRAFWDMDYESFVDVSKRVMTGRSRKQQLEVVREVLLSMLPPGAPAQFRKLFPPTRWAAEFNAALTLPFFYWLVGPSEVIEVEVNGVKQRSGVLIKKCRYLENSGCVGMCVNMCKLPTQDFFTNDFGLPLTMNPNFEDMSCEMVYGQVPPPIEEDAASKQPCYADICSMASFSSPSCPKLQ; encoded by the exons ATGGACCTTCTGTGTATGCCAACGACAAAGCTTCCAATTGCAAAATGGCGCGGCAGTGGTGCGCGCAACTATTGCATTCGATGTGCAGGGGTCATAAGGCCGACTGGTGTTCCGGCACCGATGGGCCAGAAGACACAATACAACGATGGGCTGTTTGAGAAACTGTTCATGTCGTTGTTTGCTCGGAAGATGGAGAAATTTGCATCCGGTGGAGCAGAGAAGAAACAACGTGCATTCTGGGATATGGATTATGAGAGTTTTGTAGATGTTTCCAAGAGGGTGATGACGGGGAGGTCGAGGAAGCAGCAGCTGGAGGTTGTTAGGGAGGTTCTTCTATCCATGCTCCCTCCTGGTGCTCCAGCACAG TTCAGGAAACTGTTTCCTCCAACGAGATGGGCAGCAGAGTTCAATGCTGCTTTAACATTGCCTTTCTTTTACTGGTTAGTTGGACCATCTGAG GTCATTGAAGTGGAAGTCAATGGAGTGAAACAAAGAAGTGGAGTGCTTATTAAAAAGTGCAG GTACTTGGAGAACAGTGGATGTGTCGGGATGTGTGTCAACATGTGCAAGTTGCCTACTCAAGACTTCTTCACCAATGACTTTGGACTCCCCTTGACAATGAACCCAA ATTTTGAGGATATGAGCTGCGAAATGGTGTACGGTCAAGTGCCGCCGCCTATCGAAGAAGATGCTGCTTCAAAGCAGCCTTGCTATGCCGATATCT GTTCCATGGCCAGCTTCAGCTCACCCTCTTGCCCAAAACTTCAATAA
- the LOC122027150 gene encoding uncharacterized protein LOC122027150 isoform X1 — protein sequence MSSFTGTRAGDGDSPDLVCQLDCVQGMVDALSSVRWKRHQDAVVEISEHGLVLIVEESGCLQARVYLKRELFLAYEYAAEGRPRFGVSLGLFVDCLNIFSTPGHSPAIEIRYPGPDMQLLLKLVDTPDTCIYAEIRTRIPDTISWDYNFEPIGSVPVSFTVKSSVLKEAVDDLEWPCSSIQISLQPDPPAVTFRGEGHGDLQIEFLYYANTDLLIAFQCDHSVSNRYKYKFLQAATSNIPFSVLKDNRGSKVTVGRGGMLKIQHLVSVRRSSAQHSRGDQHPSHIAYIEFFVKPEEEEEECPVGDN from the exons ATGAGTTCGTTCACCGGAACACGCGCCGGTGACGGGGACTCGCCCGATCTCGTTTGCCAGCTTGACTGCGTCCAGGGCATGGTCGACGCGCTCTCTTCTGTCCGTTGGAAGCGTCATCAG GATGCTGTGGTCGAGATTTCCGAACACGGACTCGTCCTCATCGTGGAGGAGTCTGGGTGCCTTCAGGCCAGGGTGTATCTGAAGCGTGAG CTGTTTCTTGCGTATGAGTATGCGGCGGAAGGACGACCAAGGTTCGGCGTGAGCTTGGGGCTCTTCGTCGATTGTCTCAACATCTTTTCCACTCCTGGACATTCCCCTGCCATCGAAATCCGTTACCCCGGTCCGGACATGCAACTGCTTTTGAA GTTGGTCGACACTCCAGATACTTGTATTTATGCAGAGATTAGAACGAGAATTCCTGACACCATATCCTGGGACTATAACTTCGAACCTATTGGAAGTGTTCCTGTTAGCTTCACAGTCAAG TCTTCTGTTCTAAAGGAAGCGGTCGACGATCTTGAATGGCCTTGTTCGAGCATCCAGATAAGCCTACAACCAGACCCCCCTGCTGTGACATTTAGAGGTGAAGGTCATGGGGACTTGCAG ATTGAATTCCTGTATTATGCAAATACCGATCTTCTGATTGCGTTCCAGTGTGATCATTCTGTCTCGAACAG ATACAAGTACAAATTTCTCCAAGCAGCGACATCAAACATTCCATTCAGTGTGTTGAAGGACAACAGAGGAAGCAAAGTGACTGTCGGGAGGGGCGGGATGCTAAAGATACAACACTTGGTATCGGTGAGACGATCGTCGGCCCAACATTCCCGTGGTGATCAACATCCTAGCCATATCGCTTACATCGAGTTCTTTGTCaaaccagaagaagaagaagaagaatgtccTGTTGGTGACAATTAG
- the LOC122026980 gene encoding beta-carotene isomerase D27, chloroplastic-like isoform X1: MFLSLFFMKHLYKHYSFHGFCPSAMDLLCMPTTKLPIAKWRGSGARNYCIRCAGVIRPTGVPAPMGQKTQYNDGLFEKLFMSLFARKMEKFASGGAEKKQRAFWDMDYESFVDVSKRVMTGRSRKQQLEVVREVLLSMLPPGAPAQFRKLFPPTRWAAEFNAALTLPFFYWLVGPSEVIEVEVNGVKQRSGVLIKKCRYLENSGCVGMCVNMCKLPTQDFFTNDFGLPLTMNPNFEDMSCEMVYGQVPPPIEEDAASKQPCYADICSMASFSSPSCPKLQ, encoded by the exons atgtttctttcccttttcttcatgAAACATCTATACAAACATTACTCATTTCATG GTTTCTGCCCGAGTGCAATGGACCTTCTGTGTATGCCAACGACAAAGCTTCCAATTGCAAAATGGCGCGGCAGTGGTGCGCGCAACTATTGCATTCGATGTGCAGGGGTCATAAGGCCGACTGGTGTTCCGGCACCGATGGGCCAGAAGACACAATACAACGATGGGCTGTTTGAGAAACTGTTCATGTCGTTGTTTGCTCGGAAGATGGAGAAATTTGCATCCGGTGGAGCAGAGAAGAAACAACGTGCATTCTGGGATATGGATTATGAGAGTTTTGTAGATGTTTCCAAGAGGGTGATGACGGGGAGGTCGAGGAAGCAGCAGCTGGAGGTTGTTAGGGAGGTTCTTCTATCCATGCTCCCTCCTGGTGCTCCAGCACAG TTCAGGAAACTGTTTCCTCCAACGAGATGGGCAGCAGAGTTCAATGCTGCTTTAACATTGCCTTTCTTTTACTGGTTAGTTGGACCATCTGAG GTCATTGAAGTGGAAGTCAATGGAGTGAAACAAAGAAGTGGAGTGCTTATTAAAAAGTGCAG GTACTTGGAGAACAGTGGATGTGTCGGGATGTGTGTCAACATGTGCAAGTTGCCTACTCAAGACTTCTTCACCAATGACTTTGGACTCCCCTTGACAATGAACCCAA ATTTTGAGGATATGAGCTGCGAAATGGTGTACGGTCAAGTGCCGCCGCCTATCGAAGAAGATGCTGCTTCAAAGCAGCCTTGCTATGCCGATATCT GTTCCATGGCCAGCTTCAGCTCACCCTCTTGCCCAAAACTTCAATAA
- the LOC122027150 gene encoding uncharacterized protein LOC122027150 isoform X5, translating to MSSFTGTRAGDGDSPDLVCQLDCVQGMVDALSSVRWKRHQDAVVEISEHGLVLIVEESGCLQARVYLKRELFLAYEYAAEGRPRFGVSLGLFVDCLNIFSTPGHSPAIEIRYPGPDMQLLLKLVDTPDTCIYAEIRTRIPDTISWDYNFEPIGSVPVSFTVKSSVLKEAVDDLEWPCSSIQISLQPDPPAVTFRGEGHGDLQVSTFLSGSPLTMPITSQCIFRRRYTQIQVQISPSSDIKHSIQCVEGQQRKQSDCREGRDAKDTTLGIGETIVGPTFPW from the exons ATGAGTTCGTTCACCGGAACACGCGCCGGTGACGGGGACTCGCCCGATCTCGTTTGCCAGCTTGACTGCGTCCAGGGCATGGTCGACGCGCTCTCTTCTGTCCGTTGGAAGCGTCATCAG GATGCTGTGGTCGAGATTTCCGAACACGGACTCGTCCTCATCGTGGAGGAGTCTGGGTGCCTTCAGGCCAGGGTGTATCTGAAGCGTGAG CTGTTTCTTGCGTATGAGTATGCGGCGGAAGGACGACCAAGGTTCGGCGTGAGCTTGGGGCTCTTCGTCGATTGTCTCAACATCTTTTCCACTCCTGGACATTCCCCTGCCATCGAAATCCGTTACCCCGGTCCGGACATGCAACTGCTTTTGAA GTTGGTCGACACTCCAGATACTTGTATTTATGCAGAGATTAGAACGAGAATTCCTGACACCATATCCTGGGACTATAACTTCGAACCTATTGGAAGTGTTCCTGTTAGCTTCACAGTCAAG TCTTCTGTTCTAAAGGAAGCGGTCGACGATCTTGAATGGCCTTGTTCGAGCATCCAGATAAGCCTACAACCAGACCCCCCTGCTGTGACATTTAGAGGTGAAGGTCATGGGGACTTGCAG GTATCTACATTCCTTTCCGGATCCCCCTTGACAATGCCAATAACATCGCAATGTATTTTTCGTCGACGATATACACAGATACAAGTACAAATTTCTCCAAGCAGCGACATCAAACATTCCATTCAGTGTGTTGAAGGACAACAGAGGAAGCAAAGTGACTGTCGGGAGGGGCGGGATGCTAAAGATACAACACTTGGTATCGGTGAGACGATCGTCGGCCCAACATTCCCGTGGTGA